The proteins below are encoded in one region of Pseudomonas helmanticensis:
- the msrQ gene encoding protein-methionine-sulfoxide reductase heme-binding subunit MsrQ — protein sequence MRYPFWRIGVFIAAAIWPMLWLYQALEDLLGPDPGKVLVDRLGLGTLVLLLITLSMTPMQKLTGWAGWIAVRRQLGLWCFAYVVLHLCSYMAFILGFDWSQLAVELRKRPYIIVGALGFLGLLALAVTSNRYSQRRLGSRWKKLHRLAYVILGLGLLHMLWIVRADLEEWAIYAFIGAVLLLLRIPPVTRRIPRLLTKKPVLQEKRN from the coding sequence ATGCGGTATCCGTTCTGGCGTATAGGCGTTTTCATCGCGGCGGCAATCTGGCCGATGCTCTGGCTGTATCAGGCGCTTGAGGATTTGCTTGGGCCCGATCCCGGCAAAGTGTTGGTGGATCGGCTGGGCTTGGGAACATTGGTGTTGTTGTTGATTACCCTGAGCATGACGCCTATGCAGAAGCTGACCGGGTGGGCGGGGTGGATTGCCGTACGCCGGCAGTTGGGGCTTTGGTGTTTCGCCTATGTGGTGCTGCACCTGTGCAGCTATATGGCGTTTATCCTTGGTTTCGATTGGTCGCAGTTGGCAGTCGAGTTGCGCAAGCGGCCATACATAATAGTAGGGGCGTTGGGTTTTCTTGGCTTGTTGGCGTTGGCGGTGACGTCCAATCGCTACAGTCAGCGTCGGTTGGGCTCGCGCTGGAAGAAGCTGCATCGCCTGGCGTACGTGATTCTGGGTTTGGGTTTGCTGCATATGCTTTGGATTGTGCGTGCCGATCTTGAAGAATGGGCAATCTATGCCTTTATAGGTGCGGTGCTTCTGCTACTGCGTATTCCGCCAGTGACGCGGCGTATCCCGCGTTTGCTGACCAAAAAGCCGGTTTTGCAAGAAAAGCGAAATTAA